From Calliphora vicina chromosome 3, idCalVici1.1, whole genome shotgun sequence:
gttggaatctccaaactaggggcatattttcctcagcgtatggatacataacatcgtttaatatggttttgtatcctatacctgtcatggtatcttttataatatgaattgggcccataccttgccctgaaaaacatccccataccaaaatattgccaccgccaaactttatagtcttatttgtgtactttggatctaatcatTTTCCCTTTGGttgtcttacaaatgttctcccatcactgcctcttaaattgtatttggattcgtcggtaaagaggacagtattccatttctgtatcgaccagttcaaatgatccctggcaaattgtagacaaGCAGAACggatctttttagaaatgagtggttttttcacatgacgggtacttatttctaattttaggctattaacaacctctcgaggagttatttttgggaatttcttgaactctctcgctattaaattatcttgtcttccacctaaatgttgagtttttacataacCGGTCTCacggaatttctttataatttttgaaactgctgatttatttattgaatatttgtcacagatacttttttgttttaaaccagcttttaaatcgttaattattttattttttaagtcttcacaaatcttaactttagccattttcgttaactttgaaaaaaagcaattatgcgaaaaacttagaaaaagaaattgtgaaaaattaccagaatttaaaaataaaataactgtaaacaggatgctttttacatcgtttttatacccttcaccttcgtgagaagggtatatataagtttgtcattccgtttgtaatttctacatttttcatttccgaccctataaagtatatatattctggatccttatagatagcggagtcgattaagccatgtccgtctgtctgtctgtctgtccgtctgtctgtctgttgaaatcagttttctgaagaccccagatatcttcgggatccaaatcttcaataattctgtcagacatgctttcgagaattttgctatttaaaatcagcaaaatcggtccacaaatggctgagatatgaggaaaaaaccaagacaacctcgatttttgacctattttttacctatatctggattactaagacattaatatagacaatatggatatctaatgatagatatttcaaagacatttgcaacgacgtatataagaccatagtaagttgggcctacaatgggtcaaaatcgggagaaaaaaaattttaacccgaatttttttttcaaaaaaaaaaattgaaaaaacaaaaaaaaaaaaattttaaatttaaaaaaaaaaaaattttaaatttaaaaaaaaaaaattttaaaatttaaaaaaaaaaaatttaaaataacaatcgaaaaatttttttttccaaaaaattaaaaaaacaactgataaaaattaaattttgtttacctaaaaatatttaaaattttgaagtataatttggtgaagggtatataagattcggcacagccgaatatagcactcttacttgttttaaatattattttcgttttacaattCTTTCTTGCAgatgtttaaaagtttccattgttttgtcagtagcgaaatagtgaatatttttaattttgttccctattttcagaatataattaattatgttgtttgtttttcagttaatttatataaataaaactatacaagtaaaatactaaaaaaaaatattttaaactttgggctacatatggaatatttggaaaagtttccattgttttgtcaaccactgtagtTATCAGTTTGTCatcccgtttgtaatttccacaatataattttccgaccctataaagtatatatattctggatccttatagatagcggagtcgattaagccatgtccgtctgtctgtctgttgaaataaattttctgaagatcttcaataattcagctagacatgctttcgagaagtttcctatttaaagatatgatgaaaaaaccaggacaacctcgattttttaactatttttgacctatatctggattactaagtcattaatatagacaatatggatatctaatgatagatatttgaaagacctttgcaacgacgtatataagtaagttagacctacaatgggtcaaaatcggaagaaatattttttacaccgattttttttaccaaaaaaaatttttttttttttaaatttaaaaaaaaaaattttaaattaaaaaaaatttaaaataaaaattcgaaaatttttttttcctaaaaattaaaaaaacaacgttggaaaaaaaaataattttgttgtttacctaaaaatatttaaaatttgtattttgaagtataatttggtgaagggtgtataagattcggcacagccgaatatagctctcttacttgtttatattaaaacttttcggttttggggggaaATGGCCATTTTGTCATCCCCTGTATCCGCGAAATACTTGATCTGGCATCTCTCATACATTAATTGTTGTGCTTTTTCTTAATACAAATTCCAGTAAGCGttaatatttgcatttaaaatttgaaaaattgtatgtacatatgtatgtattaatatatagaataattaaatacacaaacaaccAAACAAATGTCAACGTTATACAcaaactatgtatgtatttatacttGAGATTAAGAAATAACAAATTCAGAGAAAACCCCCACTTTAAATAGAAACAAATCTTTATTcacacaaacatttaaataattataacttttataaaaaaaaacattttacttaatgttgctaattaaataataacaaaattattaattaaattgacATTGTAGATGATGACAAGCACATGCATGCCATAAAACAAAAGAACTTTGGAACAAATATGTTAATTAATgagaattatttcatttaattttttttttcagctcCATAAATGTAGTTGTACGTGACTTTTCTTTTTCTAATAAACATATTTGACTAGCATCACCTCCACCCACACCGCTCATTATACACACATCTCTATGCATTATGTCATTTTCTATGAATAAATTGAAATCCATTTTACCTGGATCTCAAAATGGTTCTGCAGGCTCGAAACGTCAATCGGAAAATTTAGAGCCAGAAATTGGCTTTCAAATCTCTATAGAGACCAATGCCAGTGAACATAATGGTGCCAAAACCGTTATACCCGAGCTACATGTAAATTTAATAGCAGCCCGCCATCTGCCGGCTTTATTTGGTTTCAAAATTGTCCAGGGTTATTTGATCAAGGTAGGTGGCATAGctgtttatttacaaaataaagctTTTAGCTTTTAGCTAAGACAAACACCTTATTGATGTTATGTTATGctttttgatttcatttgcaGGTAAAGCTTTTCCCTGGCCATAAACGTTTGGACAGCAGCATTCAAACAAATTCATGgccaaaatttaatgaaacattTAAATTCCCATTGGCACCAGCTATCAAGTAAGTGGTTGTTAATAATTTCAggataaataatacaaaataataaatacgaaACGATTTTTCAACATGAGAAGAATTGATACCAAACAGTTCACCTGTTTTCTCCACTGAAACTAATGATTAATTGCAACCAACAATTGAAATACGTTTGATGTTAAATGTGAATTAACgttgaaactaaaaattatattgttcaaTTATAACTTCAAATATATGCTCGATTGTTGATCAATTGAAACTTCAAATATAAACATAATGGATGCATAGTTTGAAACAGGAAGATCTATAAAAATAGATGTAGTTGATGCATAACTACGATTATGAAGAGGGCCTCCAAAAAGACCTGCGATTAATTAATATTTGAGACTATAACTGGAGCTCTAATTCAACCACTTACCGATTATACTTCTATTTCTGTACTAAATAAGACGCGATTGCAGTTAAAAATCTGTACTATATGATTTCAGTTCGATTTCTGTGCTAAATATAGCCACGATTGCAGTTCGATTTTTGTACTAAATAGAGTCATGATGATTGAGTTGGATTTCTGTACTGAAAGTGCACAACTGCTGTACGCTTTCTGTACTAAATAGAGACTCAATTTCAGTTCGATTTCGGTTGCAAGTAGAAGTACTAATTCTGTACTAAATAGAACTATGATTGTTGTACTAAGTAGAACCATGATCGCAGTACTAATTCTGTACTAAATAGAACTATGATTGTTGTACTAAGTAGAGTCATGATCGCAGTACTAATTCTGTACTGAATAGAACTATGATTGTTGTACTAAGTAGAGCCACGATTGCAGATCGAATTCTGTACTAAGTAATACCACGATTACAGTTCGAATTCTATAATAAATAGAATCAAGATTGCAGTTCGAATTCAGTAGTCCTGATTCTGTACCAAATAAGGCCCGCTTCAATTCGATTTCTCTGATGAATACAGTCTCGATTGTAGTTCTGCTTCAGTACTAAATAAGTCCCCAATTGCATTCCGGTTTCTCTTTTAAATGAAGTTCTGCTTCAGTACTAAATACGGCCAGTTCGAATTCTGTGCTAAAAAAGTCGTGATTGCAGTTAAATGCCATATTAATTTCTGTACTAAATAAAGTCGCAATACAGTAcgaaagttaaaatattttcaaatttgaattacaacattttatctCAACTTAATCAACAACTTATCAACAACTTAAtctcacaaaatatttattaaataatcaaATCAGTCaacagtttgtttttattaactaacaatcaatttcatttttttgttcatgCAACATATAGACCCTCATTGAAACATTCATCACGTCGTGGCAGCAAATCTGCAGCAGTTAACGAATTTACGCCTGAAGAACTATTTGCTGGACAATTTGTGGTTTTTACAGTTTATGCATTATTGGAATTACCGCCAACGGTAGgttacaataaaaaacaaataaaacaaacttaaaaaacatttgcaaattatatacatattttctaaaacaatCACTTGCAATTTCAGTCATTTAATCGTTTTAGCAAAACGTATCGTTCCCTAAAAGATAAAAGTTCAAATATAAtgcaaaatatgtttgaaaCTACTCCCGAAAAACCCAACAACGATGACAAGGAGAATAAAACCAAAGAGCAGGATAAGAAAACTAAACGTAAATCTCAAGATGCTAATCCTAGAGATTCCATACCGCCACTGACAATTAGTGAATCGAGAAGAAATTTAGGTAAGTAGTGAATTTCGGAGAGCATTTTGAATAGCTTTTAATAACatgatttaaaattgtttgttttaggTTCTGTGACTTGTTATTTGCAGCCGAAACTTTTTAAACCAAACTCGCGTGGCATGTTTGCCACAGAAGAACTTTGGATGCCTATAAAGGATATAAACACTACGGTGAAGAAGCCATCTAATGACAGCAATAATAATGTAAGTAACTTATTTGAAAGTTATGCAGATCTTATCTGAAACCTCATCCTTGAGTTTTCTGTACTAAATAGAGCCGCGATTGAAGTTCGATTTCTGTACTAAATAGAGCCAAGATTATGGTTCGATTTGTGTATTAAATAGAGCCACTATTGAAGTTCGATTTCTGTACTAAATAGAGCAAAGATTATGGTTCGATTTTTGTactaaatagagccacgattgaagttcgATTTCTGTACTAAATAGAGCCAAGATTATGGTTCGATTTCTATACTAAacagagccacgattgaagttctATTTCTGTACTAAATAGAGCCGCGATTGAAGTTCGATTTCTGTACTAAATAGAGTCACGATTGAAGTTCGATTTCTGTACTAAATAGAGCCAATATTATGGCTCGATTTCTGTactaaatagagccacgattgaatttcgatttctttactaaataGAGCCAAGATTAAGGTTCGATTTCTGTactaaatagagccacgatttaAGTTccatttctgtactaaatagAGCCAAGTTATGGTTCAATTTATGTACTAAATAGAGTCACGATTGAAGTTCGATTTCTGTACTAAATAGTGCCAAAATTATGGTTCGATTTCTGTactaaataaagccacgattgaagttcgATTTCTGTACTAAATAGAGGAAAGATTATGGTTCAATTTATGtaataaatagagccacgattgaagttcgATTTCTGTACTAGATAGAGCCAAGATTATGGTTCGATTTCTGTactaaatagagccacgatttaAGTtcgatttttgcactaaatagAGCCATGATCTCAGTTGAGTTCAGTGCTTAATATAGACCCGATTGCAATTCGATTTCTGTactaaatagagccacgattgcagTTCGATTTCTCAGCAAAATAGAGTGCTAATAtgaaatgttttctttataatattttcataaattaaagaaatcaaCCCATTCACCTGTAAAGTTGTTaaagcagcaacaaaaacattatttagTGAAAGTTTCTTATtacataaacaataaaaatgtaaacaaacctaAAGATTCAATTACTAAAGGTCAAGCTAGATAAAATgtgtattttcataattatgCTCTGTGTTTATTTAACTGTTAAAGtatgaaataaaactaaattaaattgttaaaccaagcgttttaaaaacaattttttacaatAGTTTTCACAAAAccttaaaactatttaatattcacaactttttctttttcttctcaGCAGTTGGCCAACTCTACGAAAGGTGTTGTTGAACTTATACTGCAAATACAAGATTGCAGTGAACCCATCGATCCCACCCATCAAGAAAATGGCAGCACTTTAAATATGGAGTCTTCCACACTCAGTCTTTCAAATGGCAAAGAGGGCAAATCAGCGCAATCCTGGAATCGTATGACTTCCGAAATGAAACGTAAAATGGGCATACGAAATGTCAACACCAAGACCTCACATGGATTGGCGCTTAAAATCACCACAGCGCGCATGAGGTGCTCGAATAAGGTCAAGGACGAGCTAGAGGCCACCGCAGGCAGTGTTTATGTTAAGACCACTGTATTTGAACATGGCATTTATATAGATTCCTGGAAATCTAGCAATTTTTACCCCTCACTCTCCACCAAATGGGAGGTGGGCAGTGTTGAGCCCACCATTACGATACCGCTACAGAGTTTAGATCATTtagataatattttaataaaaaccacCCTGGCCACTAAGACAAAAATGGCAAAGAAACTAGTATTAGGCACAGTTGTAGTGGGTGGACCGTGTGCTGGTTCATCCATTTCTGACACTGGTGCTGAGCATATGGCAACGCTCAGAGAGACAGCTTTAAATGAGCGTGTTGCCATGTGGCATTCTTATCAATAGGGAAATgtcatttaattttgtaaaatttttattgttttcattatttataaacatatgtatgtatcttctttattttaatatatttttgtttaattttaattgttaacGAATTCGAAttcgaagaaaaaagaaaagcaatgaaaagtattttattaGTAAAACCATTTGTTTGgtaagaaatttatattaaatttaatttattttaaataaatctaaatcagtgaaccaaaaatatttgttttcttttatatatattaataataaattatgaaaCAAAATCGGGGATTGCATAACCGGGGATTGTATAataaaagagccacgattgctttaaatTATGGATTGTATAATAAAAGAGACAATTTCTGCAATGACTGAAATTCGATTTTTGTactaaatagagccacgattgaagttccCCTTCTTAAACCACGATTATAGTTCAATTTCTGAACTAAATGGAACCACGATTATAGTCCGATTCTCGTACTAaatagagccatgattgaagttCGATTTCGGTACTAAATGGAACCACGACTTCTGTACTAAATGGAACAACGATTGAAGTACGATTTCTGTACTAAatggaaccacgattgaagttcGATTTATGAACTAAATGGAACCACGATTATAGTTCGACTTCTGTACTAAATGGAACAACGATTTAATTACGATTTTTGTACTAAATGGAACAACGATTGATGTACGATTTCTGTACTAAatggaaccacgattgaagttcGATTTATGAACTAAATGGAACCACGATTATAGTTCGATATCTGTACTAAATGAACAACGATTTAAGTATGATTTCTGTACTTAatggaaccacgattgaagttcGATTTATGAACTAAGTGGAACCAAGATTATAGTTCGATTTCTGTACAACGATTGAAGTACGATTTCTGTACTAAATGGAACCATGATTGAAGTTCGATTTCTGTACTAAATAGAACCAGATTATAGTTCGATTCCCGTACTAAATAGAGCAACGATTGAAGTTCGATTTCTGAACTAAATAGAACCAGGATTATAGTTCGAATTCTGTTccatttctgtactaaatagAACCTCGATTATAGTTTGATTTCTGTACTAAATAGAGCTGTACTAATGGAGCTTCGATTGCAGTCCGATTTCAGCACTAAATAGAGCCAAGATTATAATTAGAATTCTGTActaaaagagccacgattgtagTTCAATTTCAGTACTAAACGGAACCATGTTTATATTTAGATTCCTGTGCTGAATTAAGTCACGATTATAGTTCGATTTCTGTactaaatagagccacgattgaagttcgatttctgtactaaatagagccacgattgaagtttgATTTCTGAACTAAATGGAACCACTATTATAGTTTGATTTCTGTACTGAATAGAGCTTCGATTGTATTCCGATTTCAGTactaaatagagccacgattataATTAGATTTCTGTACTAAAAGAGCCATGATTGTAGTTCGATTTCAGTATTAAACGGAACCATTTCTGTGCTGAATTGAGTCACGGTCATGGATCGATTTCAGTACTAAAAGGAACCTCATGAATAGTTCGATTTCTGTACTAAATGGAGCCACGTTTAGAGTCGTGGTTCGTAAAAGATCCACGACTGATTTAAAGCAGAGACTGTTTAAAaatagaaccacgattgcttttAAGCAGGGACTGTATGTTAAGAGAACCACAATTAATTTAAAGCGTAGACAAAAACCCTTTAACAAAAatctttagcaacatgttgcagttAAATGTTTATAATCATTGGTAAAGCTTTAGTTATAAATCCATCAATAATATCTTTATAAATGAAGTAagtttattaatttctttaaatatttatgcttAATTACTATCAATTTGTATCTGTAACTTTTTCAATTATAGACTTCATCATCATCTACCCTTGACTTATCAATTTACACTATTAAAATGTACGTTTATACGTTTTGTATGCAAGCAAATACACAATCTATATGAATATATATATTACTAAATAGGTTTTCAGTGTAATACTTGACGCCACATCAAGAcctaaaacaataaaatgatCTTGATAAagatgtatttttttcttttcttattttgcTTTTGCAAAACTCAAGTAGACGACGTCTTTTTTTAGTACGACAAGTGCATGAGTTTGAAAtggaaattgaattgaaatgatTCTATTCATTAAGCACAATAAATGTCAATAGCTAGTAAATTGTAAGTTaacgaaattatttatttgcttttttttattctgtattgataaattaatttcttatgcACTTCCAGGCAACAGGGAGGggacttttaaaatattttaggaatGAAACAATAAATTGTGATACTAAAGatccaaaaatttgttgaaaaagatagcaaattttttgttatagcaAACATCTTTTCAGATTAAGATACATTTAACAAATAGCACTTCATAGATATGACTTAATTAGTAATTTAGTACTCCCATTTGTGTTGTTTACATCACTTACATACGTGTGTACAGCAATTTACCCAGCAGACACTGTGAGTATttgaatatatgtaaataaacaatcaaatcgatttgaattgaaatgcaacaatatttttaattaaatgcagttttttcaatgttaaaaaaaattgccagaCACCAGCAATTAGCAATTGTATTGTACATAAACTTAAAAAGACAACATGGAAAAATAAccattaaaataatagtgataatgcaaaacaacaaagtgttaatttcaagaaaattatataaacttTGTAATCGAAaccttttaaataattataataataataattaatggAAATTAcactatttaaatataattaaatacaaatagaattcaaaaacttataaaattattgaaatcattttcattcaatttattttaataaacacctaaaatttccttaaaaactgAAACacaaaatgtttagcaacatgttgctttgctgagtttacattgtttacatgccCAATACTCATTTGTTTTTGCACCTTCattaaaccaacaacaacaactaatacATTGTAATACCCCAACAAAATGTTACTAGAGCTCTCTGTGTGTGAGAGTGCAATAAATGTGGGGTTCTTTTTTGGCTCCCATGGGTGTGAGGAGACACATTTGAATTTGTTAGGATGTGCGTGCAGCTCTGAGAgaattgtaaacaaaacaaattgtagGCAACCAAAGAGTGAGtgatgtatttatttgttttgttgtttgtggttttatttgtttgtctgGATGTAAGTATTGAAATGTATGGATTACGATGAACAAACATTGAGTATCACTGTGATCATGGGGGTAAatcttgttgttgtttgtttgttttggatTTCTGGAAGTGTTGtcaaatgtaaattaaattagaagtgtgttttctttagaaataaaagtagaaaattcAGTTTTTCCAGTATTTCCCTGACATGATATGACATGTTGCAGGTAGaagacaaaattattttttccatttgtaatgtattatttttcagtttatgcagaaatgttgccattaaataattacttttacattttaatttaaaagagtcGTAATGTCAATTATCGTTCTAAcgagatataaaatacaaaaattggcaATTCGGACATAAAATCTTGGGGTACTTTAGTTTATAATCTCTTCTGCTAAGTTTATACACTTCTGCTAAGTCGACTCAAAGAGATGGGAGGACTAACGCCGAATTTTAACAGAACTTTTAAGAATCTATCCTATGCGATCTTAGTCTACATTGATGGTTCAAAAGCGGAAACGGGATCTCCCAAACTGCTCAATATTTGTACCGTTTTCCAAGCGGAAATTTTTGCGAACATTTTACAGGAATTCAGTCCTAGAACTTTGGTATATGCGTGGGCAGTCTAGCAGAAATCAAGACTCTTCGTTTCAAAGTGCTAAAGTAGAAATATCTATTGGACTGTCTGGAATCCATAAACCAGCTTAGACACCACTATGTCGAGCTAAAATGGGTCACCCCCTTGGACGAATCTGTGTCGCGAAGAGATATTCTCATCCCTTTGGTTGCGATATTGAACAAGATTGAAGAGTCGATGCACCGGTGGCCTACTACTGTCACTTATAGATTATCCTAAATGCGCTGACTATCCCTGACAAGGGAAATAAGTAAGACACTGAGTATTTAGTTTATTAGACTTGTAGTAGGTATATTTACATAACTACACTGCAGACATTGTTTAAATAAAGAGAAGGAAAAATTAGAACACAGAAGTTACTACGGCGAACTACTCTACCAAAAATCTTGGCAGACTAAAATGTAATTATCTATATTGTCTCAGACATATGCCACTAATTGATCTAATCAGATTCGTCAAGGGCACTGGATGGGTTTCATGGGAGTCACATTAATTGTAGACTCCATATTGTCGAGGCCGGTTTTATActtattattgggtgtatggcttacaaatgcgggatttttttttaaatgttgagcctttaatttgaaacatttgtaaaatataaatttattcaaagtattggcctttgttagctatgaccttttatCATCTTTCTGCCAAcgtatggattccaagccaaaagaactgctcatcttctGAGGCCAATGGTCTGGGAATGGACGGGGAATAATCTGGACTATAAATCAGGTGAAGTAAAACTTTCCAACCTgtttattctaaatactttttaataggtattgaaatagctcataatagataggaccctttagCTCCCACCAAAAAcagaggattacttttgcgccatggatatttggctttggtgtcgattctgcTTGTGTGTCtaggcttcatatacgatctcttatggttcgggttatcataatggataCAGTTTTCagagcaagtaatgattcggagcaaaaattgttttcgacatgcaaaatcgtctttcaaggtctttcagcttcaattcgaTTGGTACTCAATTAccttgcttttggataaatcctgctgctctcaaatgttttgaaattactgcttgagtagcttccaataattttgcaagctcttgttgagtttgataacaatcttcatgaagtaatgactccaattcttggacttcgaacttttttggctggcctgagcgatctttgacttccgtatcaaaatcaccacttctgaaccgcaaaaaacatatctcgcacgttgaaaccgataaaacacattcaccataagctttgatga
This genomic window contains:
- the LOC135953730 gene encoding uncharacterized protein LOC135953730 isoform X1, producing the protein MSFSMNKLKSILPGSQNGSAGSKRQSENLEPEIGFQISIETNASEHNGAKTVIPELHVNLIAARHLPALFGFKIVQGYLIKVKLFPGHKRLDSSIQTNSWPKFNETFKFPLAPAIKPSLKHSSRRGSKSAAVNEFTPEELFAGQFVVFTVYALLELPPTSFNRFSKTYRSLKDKSSNIMQNMFETTPEKPNNDDKENKTKEQDKKTKRKSQDANPRDSIPPLTISESRRNLGSVTCYLQPKLFKPNSRGMFATEELWMPIKDINTTVKKPSNDSNNNQLANSTKGVVELILQIQDCSEPIDPTHQENGSTLNMESSTLSLSNGKEGKSAQSWNRMTSEMKRKMGIRNVNTKTSHGLALKITTARMRCSNKVKDELEATAGSVYVKTTVFEHGIYIDSWKSSNFYPSLSTKWEVGSVEPTITIPLQSLDHLDNILIKTTLATKTKMAKKLVLGTVVVGGPCAGSSISDTGAEHMATLRETALNERVAMWHSYQ
- the LOC135953730 gene encoding uncharacterized protein LOC135953730 isoform X2 is translated as MSFSMNKLKSILPGSQNGSAGSKRQSENLEPEIGFQISIETNASEHNGAKTVIPELHVNLIAARHLPALFGFKIVQGYLIKVKLFPGHKRLDSSIQTNSWPKFNETFKFPLAPAIKPSLKHSSRRGSKSAAVNEFTPEELFAGQFVVFTVYALLELPPTSFNRFSKTYRSLKDKSSNIMQNMFETTPEKPNNDDKENKTKEQDKKTKRKSQDANPRDSIPPLTISESRRNLGSVTCYLQPKLFKPNSRGMFATEELWMPIKDINTTVKKPSNDSNNNLANSTKGVVELILQIQDCSEPIDPTHQENGSTLNMESSTLSLSNGKEGKSAQSWNRMTSEMKRKMGIRNVNTKTSHGLALKITTARMRCSNKVKDELEATAGSVYVKTTVFEHGIYIDSWKSSNFYPSLSTKWEVGSVEPTITIPLQSLDHLDNILIKTTLATKTKMAKKLVLGTVVVGGPCAGSSISDTGAEHMATLRETALNERVAMWHSYQ